A genomic segment from Labrus bergylta chromosome 3, fLabBer1.1, whole genome shotgun sequence encodes:
- the LOC109990250 gene encoding tubulin beta-1 chain-like has product MLLEGGKYVPHAVLVDLEPGTMNCVRSGPYGQIFRPDNFINGQSGAGSNWAKGHYMEGAELVDTVLDVVRKEAENCDCLQGFQLTHSLGGGTGSGMGTLLISKIREEYPDRIMKTYSVVPSPKVSDTVVEPYNATLSVHQLVENTDKTFCFDNEALYDICFRTLKLTTPSYGDLNHLVSATMSGVTTCLRFPGQLNADLRKLAVNMVPFPRLHFFIPGFAPLTSRGSQQYRSLTVPELTQQMFDAKNMMAACDPRHGRYLTVAAIFRGRMSMKEVDEQMLNVQNKNSSYFVEWIPNNVKNAVCDIPPRGLKMAATFIGNSTATQELFKRISEQFTAMFRRKAFLHWYTGEGMDEMEFTEAESNMNDLVSEYQQYQDATAEEEGEFEEEGEEELA; this is encoded by the exons ATGCTTCTTGAAGGTGGTAAATATGTTCCCCATGCTGTGCTGGTGGATCTGGAGCCAGGAACCATGAACTGTGTGAGATCCGGACCCTACGGCCAGATCTTCAGGCCAGACAACTTTATTAATG GCCAGAGCGGTGCTGGCAGCAACTGGGCCAAAGGTCACTACATGGAGGGTGCAGAGCTGGTGGACACTGTCCTGGATGTAGTGAGGAAGGAGGCAGAGAACTGTGACTGCCTGCAGGGCTTCCAGCTCACACACTCTCTTGGTGGTGGTACTGGCTCTGGGATGGGCACACTGCTCATCAGCAAAATCCGTGAAGAGTACCCCGACCGTATTATGAAAACCTACAGCGTGGTGCCCTCACCCAAAGTATCAGACACCGTCGTTGAGCCATACAACGCCACACTGTCAGTCCACCAGCTTGTAGAAAACACGGACAAAACCTTCTGTTTTGACAACGAGGCTCTGTATGACATCTGTTTCCGCACCCTTAAACTTACAACCCCCTCATATGGTGACCTCAACCACCTCGTCTCTGCCACCATGAGCGGCGTTACCACCTGCCTCAGGTTCCCCGGACAGCTCAATGCTGACCTGAGGAAGCTGGCTGTAAACATGGTGCCATTCCCTCGCCTGCACTTTTTCATTCCAGGCTTCGCTCCCCTCACAAGCCGAGGCAGCCAGCAGTACAGGTCCCTCACTGTACCAGAGCTCACCCAGCAGATGTTTGACGCAAAGAACATGATGGCTGCCTGTGACCCACGTCATGGCCGCTACCTGACAGTGGCTGCTATCTTCCGTGGCCGCATGTCCATGAAGGAGGTGGATGAACAGATGCTGAACgtgcagaacaaaaacagcagctactTTGTTGAATGGATCCCCAACAACGTGAAGAACGCTGTCTGTGACATCCCTCCCCGTGGCCTCAAGATGGCTGCCACATTCATCGGCAACAGCACAGCCACCCAGGAGCTGTTCAAGCGCATCTCTGAGCAGTTCACAGCCATGTTCAGGCGCAAAGCTTTCCTCCATTGGTACACCGGTGAGGGTATGGATGAGATGGAGTTCACCGAGGCTGAGAGCAACATGAATGACCTGGTGTCCGAGTACCAGCAGTACCAGGACGCCAccgcagaggaggagggagagtttGAGGAGGAAGGCGAGGAGGAGCTTGCCTAA